Within Montipora foliosa isolate CH-2021 chromosome 3, ASM3666993v2, whole genome shotgun sequence, the genomic segment TCGTGGTTGTCACAGAAGTCGCGGTGGTCACGGTGGTTGTAGTGGTCACGGTGCtcttggtggtcacagtggtcgtggtggtcacggtggtcttggtggtcacagtggtcgtggtggtcacggtggtcttggtggtcacagtggtcgttgTGGTCACAGTGGTattggtggtcacagtggtcgtcgTGGTGGTCACAATGGTCATAGTGTTCATGGTGGTTTTAGTGGTCACAGTGGTCTTAGTGGTCACGGTGGTCCTGGGGGTCAAGGTGGTCTTGGTTGTCacggtggtcgtggtggtcatggtggttgtggtggtcacagtggtcatggtggttaCGGTGGTCTTGATgatcacagtggtcgtggtggtcacggTGGTCTTGGTGGTCACAGAGGTGAGTGATCATGGTGGTGGAAGTGGTAATAGTGGTTTTTGTTCACGCTGTTCATGTCACAGTAGGAAAAGCGATAActatggtggtcacagtggtcgtggtagTCATGGTGGTCACGGTGTTGTGGTGGTCATgttggtcacagtggtcgtagtggtcgtggtggtcgtggtggtcacagtggttgtggtggtcacggtggtcttgatggtcacagtggtcgttcTGGTCACGGTGGTCTTGGTGATTatggtggttgtggtggtcacggTGGATACAGTGGTGTTCGTGGTCAAGGTGGTCATGGCGGTcatggtggtcatggtggtcacagtggtcgtggtggtcaaaGTGGTCTTGGTGGTCACTGTGGTCTTGGTgatcacagtggtcgtggtggtcactgTGGTCGTGATGGTCATGGTGGCCGTGGTGGTTAAGGTGGtcttggtggtcacagtggtcattGTGGTCACGGTGGTCTTGGTgatcacagtggtcgtggtggtcacgaTGGTCTTGGTGGTCACAGAGGTGAGTGATCATGGTGGTGGAAGTGGTAATAGTGGTCTTGACTCACGCTGTTCATGTCACAGTAAGAAAAGCGATAGCTATGGTGATCATAGTTATgctggtggtcacagtggtcttggtggtcatggtggtcacagtgtcGTGGTGGACATGTTGGTcacagtggttgtggtggtctcggtggtcacggtggtcgtggtggtcacagtggtcattGTGGTCTtggtggttgtggtggtcacggtggtcttggtggtcacagtggtcgtggtggtcacagtggtgatggtggtcacagtggtcgtggtggtcatggtggtcgtggtggtcacagtgtaGTCTGGCAGCATGTGTAACAAATTAAAGTCCCGTGGGCATTTCGTGAAGAAAACATGCCACCTATCTAGATGTGTTAAGGGATGTCTAAGGAACATGAAAACACTTGTTGGCAATTTTCTAAGTTGCACCGACGGTCACTATGGCATTTTTTACAAGAGGTATGCTAGttcagcatggaaacgaggctggataATATAAATGGCTATAACTATCGTTTATTAAGACCTATTGATACCAAACTTTACCAAGTGTGTCATCTAGGGTCATCTCACATATCCCATGCATAAATTGAATTATATGGACACGTGATCGCCAttgcatggaaacgaggctacacAAGGAAAAACACTCCTTCAAGCTAATAAAAATAGTTGTGATCCTGAAACTGTTTTCATATTTGACATAAGACACTTTGTGATATGGgtaataattcttttatttgctttttcaatgGTCAAATAATCATAAGAGCAGAGCAACATGCTTTAAATATAAACAGTTTGCATGATTTGATTAAGTTTTATGTGTGCAATTAATTCGATGCAAATAAGCGAATTTGTTGTGTgtctgtttgcttgtttgtgtTTGTTCTATCACTTAATTTCTAAGTATAATAAACTAAAAGCACGATGCCTTAATCTTATTCTAATTGCACCTGAATTAGCAAGACTAGCAGAGCAGGCAAGAGAGATGGCTGGTACATCCTCGAAGAAGGGAAAACATCATAACGCCATCACTTCCGTCCGTAACCGTCAAGAAAAGAACATAGAGCAGTTGGTGGATTGTATCAATCGTTTCACGAATCCGAAAGCGAGGATCTCTTTAACCTTGTAACCAAAGTGGTCATGCCGGAGAAGGTGAAGGAAGATCTTTGTCAGCAGTCTGTTATAGGAAACAGGATGTTGTGCCGCTTCGTAGAAGACAGGATTAAGTCAAACAAGTGAAGCATATGGTCTCTCATGAAGAAGCGAAAGTTGAATACATGAAAAAGCACCACGAAGACACTGAAAGTCAAGATCAACGAGAACGTAGTTGAACTGATAGAGGATCGCTCGCTCTTTGCTCGCATGTGTGTGGTGGCGAAGTCGCGCCCTGAAATCGACTTGAAAGAAGCTATCGGTCAATATGAGTTTAATCTAGTGCCAAGGTCCATGTTTGCGGCACATGGAAGTATGCTTCACTGCCCATCCAAGAGCGTCCTTATGAACATTCTCGAGAAGTTGAACAGCACACTTCCCGCCGAAAATACCGTTTCACAGAATTCATCACGTCTCCAGCAACCGCCAGTTCAGAAGAAAGTGTGTATTATTGACGGAATGGCAGAGGTGCAGGCATTAGATAAGCCAGGTACGATCAAGTATTGTTCAGACTTGGCAGATCACTTTGTGGTACATCTCTTCAACAAGTACAGCGAACACGATGAATTACGACTTACAGGTACAGGTACAACACAGTTAAAAAACTCACTGATTATTGCATTGTTTGCCTTCTTgtttaaattatttgtttgtttaaaagaaatat encodes:
- the LOC137996164 gene encoding uncharacterized protein → MLVTVVVVVTVVVVVTAVTVVVVVVVVTEVAVVTVVVVVTVLLVVTVVVVVTVVLVVTVVVVVTVVLVVTVVVVVTVVLVVTVVVVVVTMVIVFMVVLVVTVVLVVTVVLGVKVVLVVTVVVVVMVVVVVTVVMVVTVVLMITVVVVVTVVLVVTEVSDHGGGSGNSGFCSRCSCHSRKSDNYGGHSGRGSHGGHGVVVVMLVTVVVVVVVVVVVTVVVVVTVVLMVTVVVLVTVVLVIMVVVVVTVDTVVFVVKVVMAVMVVMVVTVVVVVKVVLVVTVVLVITVVVVVTVVVMVMVAVVVKVVLVVTVVIVVTVVLVITVVVVVTMVLVVTEVSDHGGGSGNSGLDSRCSCHSKKSDSYGDHSYAGGHSGLGGHGGHSVVVDMLVTVVVVVSVVTVVVVVTVVIVVLVVVVVTVVLVVTVVVVVTVVMVVTVVVVVMVVVVVTV